A single Crateriforma conspicua DNA region contains:
- a CDS encoding Gfo/Idh/MocA family protein, whose amino-acid sequence MKTLNIGMIGYGFMGRTHTNGYCQANHFFDLQYKPVLKAVCARNEEKAKAFAQQWGYESVETDWRKLIERDDIDAIDVCTPNNLHKEISIAAAKAGKMILCEKPLAMNTAEGEEMCKAVEDAGVRNMVWYNYRRVPAVTLAKQLIDQGRLGKIFHYRANFLQDWTINADVPQGGAATWRLDAEAAGSGVTGDLLAHCIDTAIWLNGGITDVSAVTETFVKERTHAETGEKKPVKIDDACSFFCHFDNGSLGLFESTRYARGHKALYTLEINGEKASIRWDLHDLHRLEYFDHSDDSVVRGWRSVHVTDGDQPYMGNWWVPGLQIGYEHTFIHQVADFLKSLETGEAIGPTFRDALETQKVCDAVLSSAAERAWKNV is encoded by the coding sequence ATGAAAACCTTGAACATCGGCATGATCGGCTACGGCTTCATGGGCCGAACCCACACCAACGGTTATTGCCAGGCGAATCATTTTTTTGATTTGCAGTACAAGCCGGTCCTGAAAGCCGTTTGTGCACGCAACGAGGAAAAGGCGAAGGCGTTTGCCCAGCAATGGGGATATGAATCGGTGGAAACCGATTGGCGAAAGCTGATCGAGCGTGACGACATCGATGCGATCGACGTTTGCACGCCGAACAATTTGCACAAGGAAATTTCCATCGCCGCCGCCAAAGCGGGCAAGATGATCCTGTGCGAAAAGCCGTTGGCAATGAACACGGCCGAAGGCGAAGAAATGTGCAAGGCCGTCGAAGATGCCGGCGTTCGGAACATGGTCTGGTACAACTATCGGCGTGTTCCCGCCGTGACGTTGGCCAAGCAACTGATCGACCAAGGTCGCTTGGGCAAAATCTTTCATTACCGCGCAAACTTTCTGCAAGACTGGACGATCAACGCGGACGTGCCCCAAGGCGGCGCGGCGACCTGGCGTTTGGATGCCGAAGCGGCCGGCAGCGGCGTGACGGGCGACCTGCTGGCGCACTGTATCGACACCGCCATCTGGCTTAACGGCGGCATCACCGATGTCTCCGCCGTCACGGAAACCTTCGTCAAGGAACGCACCCACGCGGAAACGGGTGAAAAGAAACCCGTCAAGATCGATGACGCATGCAGCTTCTTCTGCCACTTCGACAACGGGTCACTGGGTTTGTTCGAATCGACCCGCTATGCCCGCGGACACAAGGCGCTTTACACGCTGGAAATCAACGGCGAAAAAGCATCGATCCGTTGGGACCTTCACGATCTGCACCGCCTGGAATATTTCGATCACAGCGATGATTCAGTCGTTCGCGGTTGGCGCAGCGTGCACGTGACCGACGGTGATCAGCCCTACATGGGCAATTGGTGGGTTCCGGGTCTACAGATCGGCTACGAACACACCTTCATTCACCAAGTCGCCGACTTCCTGAAGTCGTTGGAGACCGGTGAAGCGATCGGTCCGACCTTCCGCGACGCCCTGGAAACCCAGAAGGTCTGCGACGCAGTCTTGTCCAGCGCCGCCGAACGTGCTTGGAAGAACGTCTAG
- a CDS encoding sugar phosphate isomerase/epimerase family protein, with translation MTDHPNQFPKLHNAAWPGVVGKGDDDANPVIELDEMLDLTAAAQVDGRKFDGVDIFLYDPHISIDSTDEQLEDVARRVKERGLVIGSVVAPVWEPTGGGPAGGTKDDIEAFLTQVRKGCSVAKRLTEIGIRPYGVVRLDSAMPVADWIKDPHANQSRIADTFKAAADIAEEYDQRLAAEGEICWGGMHSWRKMADLLERVGHPERFGFQADMAHTLLYLLGYNAPEDAILPQDFDWNDKDRLDHAFRELTHILRPWTIDFHVAQNDASVHGTGSHDKTGRHCLPDDPNGKLDIAHDAGYWLRDEHGDVLTTCRHICWDGCMFPNDVMHSADTWNHILAAMISVQDAHGWNE, from the coding sequence ATGACTGATCATCCCAATCAATTTCCCAAACTGCACAACGCGGCATGGCCGGGGGTCGTGGGCAAAGGCGACGATGACGCCAACCCGGTGATCGAACTGGACGAAATGCTGGATCTGACCGCGGCCGCCCAAGTCGATGGACGTAAATTCGATGGCGTCGACATCTTTTTGTACGATCCACACATCTCGATCGATTCCACTGACGAACAGTTGGAAGACGTCGCCCGCCGCGTCAAAGAACGCGGCCTGGTGATCGGCAGCGTCGTCGCACCGGTTTGGGAACCGACCGGCGGTGGCCCTGCCGGTGGTACCAAGGACGACATCGAAGCCTTTCTGACGCAAGTCCGCAAAGGCTGTAGCGTTGCCAAACGTTTGACCGAGATCGGAATTCGACCCTACGGCGTGGTGCGTTTGGATTCGGCCATGCCCGTGGCCGATTGGATCAAAGATCCGCACGCCAACCAGTCGCGCATCGCCGACACGTTCAAAGCGGCCGCGGACATCGCCGAGGAATACGACCAACGTTTGGCCGCCGAAGGCGAAATCTGTTGGGGCGGCATGCACAGCTGGCGAAAGATGGCCGACCTTTTGGAACGTGTCGGTCACCCCGAACGGTTCGGTTTCCAAGCCGACATGGCACACACGTTGTTGTACCTGTTGGGCTACAACGCACCGGAAGACGCCATCCTGCCGCAAGACTTTGACTGGAACGACAAAGATCGTTTGGATCATGCGTTCAGGGAACTGACCCACATCTTGCGTCCATGGACCATCGACTTTCATGTCGCCCAGAACGACGCGTCGGTCCACGGGACGGGCAGCCATGACAAGACCGGACGTCACTGTTTGCCCGATGACCCCAACGGCAAATTGGACATCGCTCACGACGCCGGATACTGGTTGCGTGACGAACACGGTGATGTGCTGACGACGTGTCGACACATCTGTTGGGACGGATGCATGTTCCCCAATGACGTCATGCACAGTGCCGACACGTGGAATCACATCTTGGCCGCGATGATTAGCGTTCAAGACGCTCACGGCTGGAACGAATAG
- a CDS encoding aldose 1-epimerase family protein: MTTESQPLRSLENRSDSIRWDPDSPLSMTVNTRQGDIVTRLGRFVGGRSDGVEIVEIDTGAAIVRVLPSRGMGIWEIEVGGTRFGWRSPVEGPVHPEHVPVFDPSGLGWLEGFDELVARCGLESNGAPQHNDAGHLVYPLHGRIANLPADSLSIEFDEASGRLDLIGEMLESRLFFKRFRLRTRIRMHAGSTRVDLLDDVTNELDKAATAQMLYHINVGPPVLGEGATLDAPIVELAGKDDLSAGEIEHWNQFGPPTAGYGERVYFSQLQADDNGHTTAMLCSADRDKALAVDFATKTLPYFVTWKNTASENDGYVTGLEPATNLPNTREFETGHGRVVTLEPGECVSFRLSLIPMTDAAKIEKVSDAIERLREGIDTTVHQEPKPGWSA; this comes from the coding sequence ATGACAACAGAATCCCAGCCATTGCGTTCGCTAGAAAACCGATCGGATTCCATCCGATGGGACCCGGATTCGCCGCTGTCGATGACGGTCAACACGCGTCAGGGCGACATCGTGACACGCCTGGGTCGGTTCGTCGGTGGCCGCAGCGACGGGGTTGAAATCGTTGAAATCGACACCGGTGCGGCAATTGTGCGCGTCTTGCCCAGTCGCGGAATGGGCATTTGGGAAATCGAAGTCGGTGGGACTCGTTTCGGTTGGCGATCCCCGGTCGAAGGCCCGGTTCATCCCGAACACGTTCCCGTGTTCGATCCCAGCGGATTGGGTTGGCTGGAAGGTTTCGACGAACTGGTCGCGCGTTGTGGGTTGGAAAGCAACGGCGCACCCCAACACAACGATGCGGGTCATTTGGTTTATCCGCTGCACGGCCGGATCGCCAACTTGCCAGCCGATTCATTGTCGATCGAGTTTGACGAAGCGTCCGGACGTCTGGACCTGATCGGCGAAATGTTGGAAAGCCGTCTGTTCTTCAAGCGATTTCGCTTGCGAACCCGCATTCGCATGCACGCCGGATCGACACGAGTGGATCTGTTGGATGACGTGACCAACGAACTGGACAAAGCCGCCACCGCACAGATGCTTTATCACATCAATGTCGGACCACCCGTGTTGGGCGAAGGCGCGACGCTGGATGCTCCGATCGTCGAATTGGCCGGCAAAGATGATCTATCAGCTGGCGAGATCGAGCATTGGAACCAATTCGGTCCACCCACGGCCGGTTACGGCGAACGGGTGTATTTCAGCCAGCTGCAAGCCGACGACAACGGGCACACCACCGCGATGCTGTGTTCGGCCGATCGCGACAAAGCGCTTGCCGTTGACTTTGCGACCAAGACCCTGCCGTACTTCGTGACCTGGAAAAACACGGCGTCGGAAAACGATGGTTACGTGACCGGTTTGGAACCAGCAACCAACCTGCCCAACACCCGCGAGTTCGAAACCGGACACGGTCGCGTCGTCACGTTGGAACCGGGTGAATGCGTCTCGTTCCGTCTTTCGCTGATCCCAATGACCGATGCCGCAAAGATCGAAAAGGTCAGCGACGCGATCGAACGCTTGCGCGAAGGCATCGACACCACGGTGCACCAAGAACCAAAACCGGGCTGGTCCGCCTGA
- a CDS encoding DUF3299 domain-containing protein, whose translation MQPNIVPTSIASPARHAAGSRWNLLAACLTLTAGSWIAATVTAEDQSRPSRAAIRGAQVDNEGRELAEDRKSSQARLAKGDINFDDLKFDIEKGETFDEKQLTDRVKFLNGRTVELRGYILPSTLFRMTNIDQFVLVRDNQECCFGPGAALFDCVMVKMTDGNTTDFVTRPVTVRGKFKIDAKSYRYPGGRGPDGASHLAVFEIEGVEVR comes from the coding sequence GTGCAGCCGAACATTGTCCCGACCTCGATCGCGTCCCCGGCACGCCACGCTGCGGGCAGTCGTTGGAATTTGCTGGCCGCTTGTTTGACCCTGACGGCCGGATCTTGGATCGCCGCTACGGTGACCGCCGAGGACCAATCCCGCCCCTCACGCGCGGCCATTCGCGGTGCCCAGGTCGACAATGAGGGGCGCGAGCTGGCGGAGGATCGCAAGAGCAGTCAGGCGCGGCTGGCGAAAGGAGATATCAACTTCGACGACTTGAAGTTTGACATCGAAAAGGGTGAAACCTTTGACGAAAAACAATTGACCGACCGTGTCAAATTTTTGAACGGACGAACCGTCGAACTGCGCGGCTATATCTTGCCCAGTACGCTGTTCCGGATGACCAACATCGATCAGTTCGTCTTGGTGCGTGACAACCAAGAATGTTGCTTCGGACCGGGCGCGGCACTTTTTGATTGTGTCATGGTCAAGATGACCGATGGCAACACCACCGACTTTGTCACTCGCCCGGTGACCGTGCGGGGTAAATTCAAGATCGACGCCAAATCCTATCGCTATCCCGGCGGCCGCGGACCCGACGGCGCCAGCCACTTGGCCGTGTTTGAAATCGAAGGCGTCGAAGTCCGCTAG